A window from Mauremys reevesii isolate NIE-2019 linkage group 9, ASM1616193v1, whole genome shotgun sequence encodes these proteins:
- the P2RY13 gene encoding P2Y purinoceptor 13 has translation MNWSNINITNGTSSFSGQCHRDTRIAHVVFPILYTVIFLTGVILNSLAIRAFFQIQSTSTFIVYLKNTLVSDFIMTLMLPLKILTDSGLGPWQLKAFVCRFSAVIFYETMYVSIVLLGLIAFDRFLKIVRPFGKFWVQNVTAAQILSGLVWLFFFVLSLPNMILSNNKATPLSVKKCASLKNPLGLKWHAAVNYICQFIFWTVLILMLLFYAIITKKVYNSYIRTQKKDSKSKQRINGKVFIIVAVFFICFAPFHFCRVPYTLSQTGNTSDCNVQNLLFIAKESTLWIATTNICMDPLIYIILCRSFVEKAFCVKMKKIRSTMRENPTVPLDTRISV, from the coding sequence ATGAACTGGAGCAACATCAACATCACCAATGGGACATCATCTTTCTCTGGACAATGCCACAGAGACACCAGAATTGCACATGTAGTATTCCCAATCCTATACACTGTCATTTTCCTCACTGGAGTTATACTGAACAGTTTGGCTATTCGAGCTTTTTTCCAAATTCAAAGCACCTCAACTTTCATTGTCTACCTCAAAAACACATTGGTTTCTGATTTCATAATGACTCTTATGCTTCCTCTGAAAATTCTTACTGATTCAGGACTGGGACCATGGCAACTTAAAGCTTTTGTTTGTCGCTTTTCGGCTGTGATATTTTATGAAACCATGTATGTTAGCATAGTACTACTTGGACTTATTGCTTTTGACAGATTTCTCAAGATTGTGCGaccttttgggaagttttgggtGCAAAATGTCACTGCTGCACAAATTCTTTCAGGTCTTGTTTGGCTTTTCTTCTTTGTCCTCTCCTTGCCAAATATGATTTTATCAAACAACAAAGCAACACCCCTTTCCGTGAAGAAATGTGCTTCTCTGAAGAATCCCTTAGGTCTGAAATGGCATGCAGCTGTCAACTACATATGTCAGTTTATCTTCTGGACTGTGCTAATTCTAATGCTTCTATTTTATGCAATTATTACCAAAAAGGTATATAATTCTTATATAAGAACTCAAAAGAAAGATAGCAAAAGCAAACAGAGGATTAATGGGAAAGTATTCATCATTGTAGCTGTCTTTTTCATATGTTTTGCCCCATTTCATTTTTGTAGAGTACCATACACACTAAGTCAAACTGGCAATACAAGTGACTGCAATGTACAGAACCTATTATTCATTGCTAAAGAAAGTACTCTTTGGATAGctactacaaatatttgcatggaTCCTTTGATATACATAATCTTGTGCAGATCGTTTGTAGAAAAAGCATTCTgtgttaaaatgaaaaaaattagaaGTACAATGCGGGAAAATCCAACAGTCCCCTTAGACACCAGAATATCTGTATAG